The sequence GATCCGCCGGCCAGCCGTAGGCCTCGGCGACGGCGGCGTCGATGCGCCGGTGCAGATCGTGGATCACGCCGACGCAGCCCTTGTCGTAGATGGCGCGCTCGCCCTCGTCGAGCGGCGCCGGCGGCGCGCGCCCCGGATCGGGCCGGCGCTCCCAGTCCTCCAGCGCGGCGATGCGTTCGCGCACATTGTAGAGCCGCGTCATGGTGAGGAAGTCGTGATCGGCGATGACGCGCTTGCGCAGCGCATCGAGTTCCTCCGCGAGCGCGCCGATGGCGGCGCGTTGGGCGTCGGTGGCGGCGGGGAAGGGGAAGGTGGTGAAGCACCGCGACTTATTATAACGCGGATCATTTCCGACGCCGAGCCACCCTCCAACGGCTTCGGCCCACACGATGTGGACGCGAGACGAAAGTACCCCAAGAGCCGCCGCGTCGCCTGAGCATATCGCGATCACCATGTGATCTGGGAGATAGGATTGCGGAAGAAACTGGAAAATTCGGTGCTTGCTTGTTTCGGTTGTAGCGATATACCGGCTCAAATTTTCTAAAGACGCTCTTAGCGTAGGGCGGGGTTCGGCAAAAATCCACCAGTTCTCTCGATAACTCCGTCGATTGTTTGTCTCCCTTTCAGGTTTAACATCAATGCTAAGTCTCTGGTACAGCGGTGCATACAAACGCCGAAACTCCGCCTAATCGAGGCCGAATGCGTCGATCACATATCGTCCGAGTGGGCGCGTTACCAATTCGCGTCCGTCGACATAGGGACGAACAATGTTTTCGTGACTGGCCGCGATAAGCGCCCGGGCTTGGGGCGGTTCCAAGACGAAACCTTTGCCAGCGAGAAGGACGCCGTTAAGTGCAAGTTCTTTCGCCGCATTCAGCTTAGAAATTGACCCCAGGTCAGGCCCGATCGAAAGATCAGAGTTTATGTAACCGAAATCGACCCGAATCCCGAGCGTTGGGTTATCGGAGTCGAGGTTTTCCTCTGTGGAAACGGTCAGGATCTTTCCAGTTCGATAACCACGTTCTGCGACCGTCATGGCGATGCGCACAGCGGCCTTTCGAGCCCGTCGTCCCCGGATGCCTTTCGGCACCTTGATCCACGGGTGATCGGCGACAGCAAATATAAGCGAGGCTTTGCCTGTAGATGCGTATTGTTCAATGATTCGACGAGAGAATGTTTGTGTTACTGAATTAGTCGTAATAAAGCCAAAGCGACGGAGCCTAGAGTTTTCTAATGCTAATATACTCGCTGCCTGCTCCCACCAATACATCACAAAGTCAACCGAATCGGACTTCTTTTTGCGGCTGGCCCAAAGAGCGTGGACGTAACCATCTCCAAGCTGAGTCCGCATATCCTCGCCTTTGCCGATGAACGGCGGATTCCCCACGATGAAATCCGCCTCCGGCCAGCGCGCCGGGCGCGGGTTCTCGAAGCGGGTGACCGGGATGCGCGCCTCCGGGTCCGGAACGAGTTCGCCGGTGACGGGATGAAGCTTGCGGGCGTTCGGGTCATGGCGCGTGACCGGCCGCCCCTGCGCGTCGCGCACGATCTCCTCGCCGTCGTGCTCCAGAACCGCGTCGCCCTCGCGGATCATCCCGAAATCCTTGAGGATCGGCTCGGTCATCACGGTTCGCTCGCGGGTGCGGAACCACCATTGGATATAGCCGATCCAGAGCACCAGTTCGGCGATGGGCACGGCGCGCGGGTTCTTCTCGATGCCGAGGAACTGGTGCGGGTCGACGGTGCGCAGCGGCTCGGCGGTCTCGCCGAGGAGCTTGAGGAAGTCGAGCACCTCGCCTTCCAGGCGCTTCATCAGTTCGAGGGCGACGTAGAGGAAGTTGCCGGTGCCGCAGGCCGGGTCGAGCACGATCGTGTCGCAGAGCCTGTCGTGGAAGCGCTTCACGGCGGTGCGCGCCCCGCGGGCGTCTCCGGCGAGCAGCTTCGCCGTCGCGTCCGCCTGGGCGCTCTCCCAGTCCTCCCGCAGGGGCTCGATGATGGTCGGCACCAGCAGGCGCTCGACATAGGCGCGGGGCGTGTAGTGCGCGCCGAGCTTGGCGCGCTCCTGTTCGGAGAGCGCCTGTTCTAGAGCAGATTCTCACCACTCGGGTTCATATCCTGCTGCGGTGAAGAAGTTCGCGCATTCCTCTGGCGGGAAGGCTTCGATGGCGTCGGCGACGGCGCTCCAGAGGGCGTCGCGCGTCCGGGCGGCGACCTTCCTGAGCAGGGCCTTCAGCTTGGCGAAGGCGTTCTCGATGGGGTTGAAGTCCGGGCTGTAGGGCGGCAGGAAGCGCAGCTCGGCTCCGGCCGCCTCGATGGCCTCGCGCACGGCGGGGGTCTTGTGGCTGGCGAGGTTGTCCATGATCACCACGTCGCCGGGGCTCAGCGTCGGAACCAGGACCTGCTGGACGTAGGCGAGGAAGCTCGCCGCGTTGATCGCGCCGTCGATCAGCATCGGCGCGTCGATCCCGCCGATCCTGAGCCCGGCCACGAAGGTCGTGGTGCGCCAATGGCCGTGAGGGATGCCGGCGCGCAGGCGCTCGCCTTCGGGGGCGCGGCCCCGCAACCGCGCCATCTTGGTGTTGAGCCAGGTCTCGTCGATGAAGATCAGCCGCTGCGGGTCGAGCTCGGGCTGCTCCTCGAACCAGGCCTCGCGGGCCGCGGCGACGTCGGCGCGGTCCTGCTCGCTGGCGTGGCCGGACTTTTTTTGAACGTCAGGCCGTGGCGGCCGAAGAAGCGGTGCACCGTCGAGGGCGCGAAGCGCTCGCCGTGCTCGCGCTCGAGCCGCTCGGCGATCTCGACGAGGGTGAGATCCGGCGCCTCCTCCACCATCGCGAGGATGACCGGGCCGAGCGCCTCGATCCGCCCGGACCGCGTGTCGCCGCCTTGCGCCCGCGGCGCGACCGAGCCCGTCTCGCGCCGAAGGTTGAACCACTTCACCGCCGCGGACGGCGCGATCCCGAAGCGGTCCGCCGCGGCCCGGCGGCTCATGCCGGCATCGACCGCAGCGAGGACGCGCTGCCTCAGATCCATCGAGAGGGGCTTCGTCATGGCGGCTGGCCTCCTCCGCCAGCCTCTACCGTGAATCACGAACTGGCCTCGAAGGGAATCCCCCGCGCGATTCCATCAGGAAGCGATCTGCTCTAGCAGCGTGCCGAAGATCGCCGGCTCGACGTTGGTCCAGTCCTTCGAGGCGGCGACCTCGAGGTAGGCGAGCTCGTCGCCCGTGATCTCGACGGTGACGGCCTCGCGGAAGAGGCCGCCGTTGAACTTCCTGATGTCCTCCTGGATGGCGGTGGCGTGCCCGCCCTCGTCCATGGTGCGGAAAAAGTCGTCGGCGGCCAGATGGAAGCGCTCTGGCCTGTCCTTGTAGAGCGCGATGAGCCGCTGGAAGCCCGCGGCGGGCAGGAGGCCCATGCGCTCGGCGAACATCGCGAAGATGCAGCGCATCAGGAATTTCGAGACCTTGTAGGCGTACTCCGCCTTCTGCACGGGCTCGGTGAGCTTCGCGCGCGCTTCGAGCGAGCGCGTCATGTGGGCCAGCAGCGCCGCGATCTCCTGAGTGACGGCGGCCGCCTTGGCGCTGGGATCGAGGGAGAACGGATCGTCCCACACGAGGCGCAGCCGATCCCGCACGGTCGGATCGCGCAGGTCGTCCATGGCGATGCGGAACTCGGTGCGCGTCGGGAACTGGGCATAGTTCTTCCCCTGGCCCGAGAAATCGGCGTAGAGCTCGATGACGTGGCCGACGTCGACGACGACGATGAAGGGCGGCCACTCGTCGAGGCAGCGGGCGTAATCGACCGCCTGATGTTTGGCCGCGCGCATCAACGCGTCCCAGTTCGGCGGCGGCTTCGGCCTGGCGCGCGGGCGCTCCAGCGCGGCGACGCCGCCGCGCAATTCGAGCGGCAGCTGCTCGAAGGTCTCGCCCCCGGAGCGGCGCTTGAAGGACTGCTTCGCCTCCAGGACGAAGGCGCCCTTCTTGTAGAGATCGATTCGGCCCGGCGCCGTCGAGCCGTCCTCGAAGCGAAAGTGGACGGGGCGCTCGAAGCCGTAATCGAGATCCGGCACGCCGCGGGCGCGCGCCGCGTGCGGCCGCTCAGCGCCGATCAGGTCGCAGAGCTCGTTGAGGAAGCTCTGCGCGTCCGCGCGCTCGCTTCCGGGCTGATGCTTCCAAGCGCGGATGAACGCCTCCGCGCGCGCTTCGTCCTCGTACGCCGACGCCAATTCGACCGCCCCCGGATGTCTTGATACGGCATCTTGACGGTGCAATTAGGACGAGTCAAAAGCAAAAATAAACAACATCAGAAAAGACCATGAGCGCAATATCCGACATCGGAAAACCGATCCGAAAGCCCCGTGGCCGGCCCCGGGTGGATGCGAAGCCGCTCACCGTGCGGGTGCCGCCGGAGGAGCTGGCGGCGCTCGACGCGTGGATCGCGCGCCAGCCCGAGCCGAGGCCCTCGCGGCCGGAGGCGCTGCGGCGGCTGGCGGCGAAGGGGCTCGCGGGGGAGGGCTCGGGGGAGGGGGAGGTTTCCGGGGAGGGGTGAGGGCGGCGGGCCGGTCTTCCAGCGCGGGGTGGTCGCCGGGAGGGTTCCGCTTCGCGGAACGCGTCGCTTCGCGCCGCGCCCCATCCGTCTCGGCTTCGCCGAGCCACCTTCCCCTACAGGATTCCTCTGCGAAACGGCGGCCTACGCCGCCATGGGCGCTCAGGAGGCGTTTTTTCGAGCGCCGGTTCGCGCGATCCCAGCCCTTCGGGGGCGCCGCGGGTGGCGCAGAGCCCCGTCTCGGGGGCGCCTCGGGCGCCAGAGCGGGCGCCCGAGGCGTGTTTCGGGCGGCGTTCATGCGCCCGCCGGCGCCCGTCGGCGCCGGTTCGGAGGCTCGAGGAGACGCACCGCGCGTTTGAGATTGTAGACCGTCACTGCCGCGACAGCGTCGACGCTC comes from Salinarimonas sp. and encodes:
- a CDS encoding type IIL restriction-modification enzyme MmeI, producing MYAPLYQRLSIDVKPERETNNRRSYRENWWIFAEPRPTLRASLENLSRYIATTETSKHRIFQFLPQSYLPDHMVIAICSGDAAALGVLSSRVHIVWAEAVGGWLGVGNDPRYNKSRCFTTFPFPAATDAQRAAIGALAEELDALRKRVIADHDFLTMTRLYNVRERIAALEDWERRPDPGRAPPAPLDEGERAIYDKGCVGVIHDLHRRIDAAVAEAYGWPADLSDEAILERLVALNRERAEEEANGLVRWLRPDYQIPRFGRGMKRREVQIEADFAAPVAAVEPPPLPKEDEKLVEAVRRALRARGRPTDPRDLARAFRNGGRSVARVEKGLRILAAIGLARRTEAGWFAADRMR
- a CDS encoding type IIL restriction-modification enzyme MmeI; translation: MHRQDAVSRHPGAVELASAYEDEARAEAFIRAWKHQPGSERADAQSFLNELCDLIGAERPHAARARGVPDLDYGFERPVHFRFEDGSTAPGRIDLYKKGAFVLEAKQSFKRRSGGETFEQLPLELRGGVAALERPRARPKPPPNWDALMRAAKHQAVDYARCLDEWPPFIVVVDVGHVIELYADFSGQGKNYAQFPTRTEFRIAMDDLRDPTVRDRLRLVWDDPFSLDPSAKAAAVTQEIAALLAHMTRSLEARAKLTEPVQKAEYAYKVSKFLMRCIFAMFAERMGLLPAAGFQRLIALYKDRPERFHLAADDFFRTMDEGGHATAIQEDIRKFNGGLFREAVTVEITGDELAYLEVAASKDWTNVEPAIFGTLLEQIAS
- a CDS encoding IS630 family transposase (programmed frameshift); translated protein: MTKPLSMDLRQRVLAAVDAGMSRRAAADRFGIAPSAAVKWFNLRRETGSVAPRAQGGDTRSGRIEALGPVILAMVEEAPDLTLVEIAERLEREHGERFAPSTVHRFFGRHGLTFKKKSGHASEQDRADVAAAREAWFEEQPELDPQRLIFIDETWLNTKMARLRGRAPEGERLRAGIPHGHWRTTTFVAGLRIGGIDAPMLIDGAINAASFLAYVQQVLVPTLSPGDVVIMDNLASHKTPAVREAIEAAGAELRFLPPYSPDFNPIENAFAKLKALLRKVAARTRDALWSAVADAIEAFPPEECANFFTAAGYEPEW
- a CDS encoding DNA methyltransferase, producing the protein MPTIIEPLREDWESAQADATAKLLAGDARGARTAVKRFHDRLCDTIVLDPACGTGNFLYVALELMKRLEGEVLDFLKLLGETAEPLRTVDPHQFLGIEKNPRAVPIAELVLWIGYIQWWFRTRERTVMTEPILKDFGMIREGDAVLEHDGEEIVRDAQGRPVTRHDPNARKLHPVTGELVPDPEARIPVTRFENPRPARWPEADFIVGNPPFIGKGEDMRTQLGDGYVHALWASRKKKSDSVDFVMYWWEQAASILALENSRLRRFGFITTNSVTQTFSRRIIEQYASTGKASLIFAVADHPWIKVPKGIRGRRARKAAVRIAMTVAERGYRTGKILTVSTEENLDSDNPTLGIRVDFGYINSDLSIGPDLGSISKLNAAKELALNGVLLAGKGFVLEPPQARALIAASHENIVRPYVDGRELVTRPLGRYVIDAFGLD